The following are encoded in a window of Cydia strobilella chromosome 1, ilCydStro3.1, whole genome shotgun sequence genomic DNA:
- the LOC134747880 gene encoding uncharacterized protein K02A2.6-like: protein MSTGLFGILTSFDHNGQEWKTYKSRLTQWFVANDITDVTDATKTKRRAILLSALTEGTYRLAADLVLPKDVQTVPYDDIINSLDTHFNPKQVGFSERHNFYAAVQREGESHSQWAARLRGLTSLCAFNNVEETLLDRFIMGMRACYEKEKLYSQDLAGLTLSKAVQYAENVSTARAAAAASASGAGASAAGAAARDPLLKISRSASAKGSAATKSSRVEKPKCTICGYTNHKTAECQYSDYVCKKCNVKGHLRRVCPSKVNYVDNGAGDEDFGDDGEVFTIRSLRGEPMVGTVTVRGSKLNFEIDTGAAVTVISNNIYKLYFKDVPLGPLRRRLVTYNGDNIACVGVVRLPVCYDDYTHSLDIHVVRDDGVSLLGRDFISAFQLELVRVNHCHQLSSVEQLQKKFPRLFSNSLGCFNKHKVRLRLKDNAKPVFIKARPIAFAMRDKVNKEIDRLVQLGILKPVDHAEYASPIVPVLKRNGSVRLCADYSVTLNKQLIVDQYPLPTAKELFAKLYGGIKFTKLDLSMAYNQFVLDDESQPYTCINTSRGLYMYTRLVFGLASAPAVFQRAMEGVLAGMEGVLCLLDDVLVTGHDDAEHARRLNAVLNRLQDAGLTLQQEKCDFYKDEVSYLGYVIDKNGLHKSPDKVEAIVKAPIPNNVSELQSFLGLVNYYRNFVPNASSILCPLYDLLKKGSKWQWKDAHHTAYMEIKKCMASDQVLAHFNPGAKLFLTVDAGPRGLGAILSQLDPGGQERPISFASRTLSVAETRYSQLQKEATAIIFGVRRFHQYLYGKSEPFVLRTDHKPLVSIFGPYKGIPEVTANRLQRYAIFLSAYNYCIEYVRSADNSADFLSRASLPAPAPAPAPTDERAACAGARGAAQECADDVGAEPCDRAAYVHFVLSGSLPVTFSDVCKETSNDVILVKVRKYIMEGWPNKVNDLQIKPYHLCRTQLSYENGCIMRGHKVVIPDTLREKVLSELHKSHLGIVKTKAEVRSRFWFPGVDEAVERMIGSCNICIQMRPAPARVKPVPWTPPKEACSRVHADFLGPINGRMYLVLVDAFSKWPEVYDMANTTTSTATIDKLYEFMSRFGIPLTLVTDNGTAFCSQEFQSFCILNGIKHVTSPPYHAASNGQAESYVKIVKKGIRSSLMSSSNVKQAKMELLKYLFDYRNSKHTTTGFSPAQLVYGRKMRSRTDLLSPPSPLPSSAAPKSDKPDVQCSQDNNNVTNRKQFAIGTFVLYTKNVNNNKITWSKGTVEKRIGKVMYLIKDWDSQISYRKHVNQLALYKGYLEDANVSGLAPSLEIDTSHFDIPASIELADPSFYHPSEIHVLLGGDVVWDIVGSKKIKLGKNKPILKESKLGWLVAGPTGQGSSSSTRCNFTQEIKDSLARFWELEDIPNSPLESKLSKEEEYCETHFKENTVRLDDGRFCVKLPLREAPEDASGDSYYIARKRFFNLENKLKKSNMKNDYAAFLKEYESLGHLTETERPVFGYQLVERLQQHFWTRWTKDYLATLQKRFKWKTSKGSIKIDDLVLVMDDQLPPMKWLLGRIVKLYTGNDGVCRVVDLKTKNGIIKRAVSRLSALEGLGSLP, encoded by the exons atgTCGACTGGATTATTTGGAATTTTGACCAGTTTTGACCACAATGGACAGGAGTGGAAGACATACAAAAGTCGCCTGACACAGTGGTTTGTGGCAAACGACATCACCGATGTGACAGACGCGACTAAAACAAAGCGGAGAGCTATATTGCTAAGTGCACTCACGGAGGGTACGTACAGACTcgctgcagatttggttttacCTAAGGATGTACAAACGGTGCCCTACGACGATATCATAAATAGTTTGGATACCCATTTCAACCCTAAACAAGTTGGGTTCAGCGAGAGGCATAATTTCTACGCAGCGGTACAACGAGAAGGCGAATCTCACTCGCAGTGGGCCGCGAGACTTCGTGGTCTGACGTCGCTTTGTGCCTTCAATAATGTGGAAGAAACGCTACTCGATCGCTTTATTATGGGAATGAGGGCTTGTTACGAAAAAGAAAAGCTCTACTCGCAAGATTTGGCTGGCCTTACACTTAGCAAAGCTGTGCAGTACGCCGAGAATGTTAGCACAGCGCGTGCAGCTGCCGCCGCCAGCGCGAGCGGAGCTGGCGCATCTGCCGCGGGCGCCGCGGCGCGGGACCCGCTATTAAAGATTTCACGCAGTGCTAGTGCCAAGGGATCGGCCGCTACAAAGAGTAGCCGTGTAGAAAAGCCTAAGTGTACCATATGCGGGTATACCAACCACAAGACCGCGGAGTGTCAGTATAGTGATTATGTGTGTAAGAAGTGTAACGTTAAAGGCCATCTACGTAGGGTGTGTCCATCAAAAGTGAATTACGTAGACAATGGAGCCGGAGACGAGGACTTCGGGGACGATGGTGAGGTATTTACTATACGTTCCTTGCGGGGAGAGCCAATGGTAGGCACTGTAACTGTTCGCggatcaaaattaaattttgagatAGATACCGGTGCCGCCGTAACTGtaatttcaaataatatttataaattatactttAAAGATGTGCCATTGGGTCCGTTGCGAAGAAGGCTGGTTACTTATAATGGCGATAACATCGCATGTGTAGGCGTTGTGCGGTTGCCTGTGTGCTACGATGACTACACACATTCGTTAGACATACATGTCGTACGAGACGACGGAGTGTCTCTTCTAGGTAGGGATTTTATATCAGCCTTTCAATTGGAACTTGTACGAGTTAATCACTGTCACCAATTGTCTTCAGTTGAACAGCTACAAAAAAAATTTCCTAGATTATTTTCAAATTCATTAGGCTGTTTCAATAAACACAAAGTCAGGCTGAGACTCAAAGATAACgcgaaaccggtttttattaaagcGCGGCCGATCGCATTTGCAATGCGCGATAAGGTAAACAAAGAAATCGACCGGCTAGTACAATTAGGCATTTTAAAACCCGTAGACCATGCCGAGTATGCTTCGCCAATAGTCCCAGTGTTAAAACGGAATGGCAGTGTACGACTGTGTGCGGATTATTCTGTTACTTTAAATAAGCAATTGATAGTCGACCAGTACCCCTTGCCAACAGCAAAAGAATTATTTGCAAAATTATATGGTGGCATTAAATTTACTAAACTCGACTTATCAATGGCTTACAACCAATTTGTTTTAGATGATGAGTCACAGCCGTACACTTGCATAAATACATCTCGGGGactatatatgtatactcgTTTGGTGTTCGGTCTCGCCAGCGCGCCGGCCGTGTTCCAGCGCGCCATGGAGGGCGTGCTAGCCGGCATGGAGGGCGTGCTGTGCTTGCTCGACGACGTGCTCGTCACGGGCCACGACGACGCCGAGCACGCGCGCAGGTTAAACGCCGTGCTCAATAGGTTGCAAGACGCAGGATTGACGTTACAACAAGAAAAGTGTGATTTCTATAAAGATGAAGTTAGTTATTTAGGCTATGTTATAGACAAAAACGGCTTACATAAGTCACCCGATAAGGTCGAAGCGATAGTAAAGGCTCCCATTCCGAATAATGTTAGCGAGCTCCAATCATTTTTGGGGTTAGTAAATTATTACAGGAACTTTGTACCAAATGCGTCGTCAATCTTGTGTCCTCTTTATGACCTTTTAAAAAAGGGGTCTAAATGGCAATGGAAGGATGCACACCATACCGCTTACATGgagataaaaaaatgtatggcatCAGATCAGGTTTTGGCTCACTTCAATCCGGGGGCTAAGCTATTTTTGACAGTCGATGCTGGACCCCGGGGCCTTGGTGCGATTTTATCACAACTGGACCCCGGAGGCCAAGAGAGGCCGATTTCTTTTGCCTCAAGGACATTGTCGGTAGCCGAAACACGATACTCACAGCTTCAAAAGGAAGCTACTGCTATTATTTTTGGTGTGCGTCGCTTCCACCaatatttgtatggaaaatcagAGCCGTTCGTCCTTCGCACAGACCATAAACCCCTTGTATCGATTTTTGGACCATATAAGGGTATTCCAGAAGTGACAGCAAATCGCCTCCAAAGATACGCAATATTTTTAAGTGCGTATAATTATTGCATTGAGTATGTGCGAAGTGCTGACAACAGCGCTGATTTTTTGTCTCGCGCTAGTctcccggcgccggcgccggcaccTGCGCCGACAGACGAGCGCGCGGCCTGCGCGGGCGCGCGGGGCGCGGCGCAGGAATGTGCTGATGATGTCGGCGCGGAACCGTGCGATCGCGCCGCTTATGTACATTTCGTTCTAAGTGGTAGTCTGCCTGTCACCTTCTCGGACGTATGCAAAGAAACCAGTAATGACGTTATTTTAGTTAAGGTACGTAAATATATAATGGAGGGATGGCCAAACAAAGTTAACGATTTACAAATTAAACCTTACCACTTATGTCGAACACAGCTATCATACGAAAACGGATGCATTATGAGGGGTCATAAGGTTGTAATTCCAGACACGTTACGTGAAAAAGTGTTGTCGGAGCTCCATAAATCGCATCTAGGTATAGTGAAGACTAAGGCGGAGGTTAGGTCTAGATTTTGGTTTCCGGGCGTGGACGAAGCAGTAGAACGAATGATAGGGTCttgcaatatttgcatacaGATGCGACCAGCGCCAGCCCGAGTCAAGCCCGTTCCGTGGACACCGCCTAAGGAAGCTTGTAGTCGTGTCCATGCCGACTTCCTCGGCCCAATAAATGGTCGAATGTACCTAGTGCTGGTCGACGCGTTTTCCAAGTGGCCAGAAGTGTACGACATGGCCAACACAACTACATCCACCGCCACTATCGATAAATTGTATGAATTTATGTCCAGATTCGGTATACCGCTAACTTTGGTAACGGACAATGGCACAGCTTTTTGTTCCCAAGAATTTCAATCTTTTTGTATCCTTAATGGAATTAAGCATGTCACGTCACCGCCGTACCATGCTGCAAGCAACGGCCAAGCCGAATCATATgtgaaaatagttaaaaaaggAATACGGTCTAGTCTTATGTCGAGCAGTAACGTTAAACAAGCGAAAATggaacttttaaaatatttgtttgattACCGTAATTCGAAACACACTACCACTGGGTTCTCCCCCGCGCAATTAGTCTACGGACGTAAAATGAGGTCACGTACAGATCTATTATCCCCACCCTCACCGCTGCCCTCGTCTGCGGCTCCAAAGTCTGATAAGCCCGATGTTCAGTGCTCACaggataataataatgtaactaACCGGAAACAATTCGCAATTGGCACCTTTGTACTCTAtacgaaaaatgtaaacaataataaaattacgtgGAGTAAAGGAACGGTAGAAAAGCGAATAGGAAaagttatgtatttaattaaagacTGGGATTCTCAAATAAGTTATCGAAAACATGTAAACCAACTAGCATTGTATAAAGGTTACCTGGAAGATGCTAAT GTATCAGGACTTGCACCAAGTTTAGAAATTGACACATCACACTTTGACATTCCTGCTTCTATTGAGCTAGCGGATCCAAGTTTTTATCATCCGTCTGAAATACATGTATTACTAGGAGGTGATGTGGTTTGGGACATTGTAGGAtccaagaaaattaaattaggcAAAAACAAACCCATCCTTAAAGAATCAAAACTAGGTTGGCTGGTGGCTGGTCCGACAGGCCAGGGTTCAAGCTCTTCTACTAGGTGCAACTTTACTCAAGAGATCAAGGATAGTCTTGCTAGATTTTGGGAGCTTGAAGATATTCCCAACTCACCCCTTGAATCAAAGCTGTCAAAGGAGGAAGAGTACTGCGAGACTCATTTTAAGGAAAATACAGTACGACTTGATGATGGTCGCTTCTGTGTCAAGCTACCACTCCGTGAGGCTCCGGAGGACGCCTCAGGCGACTCTTATTACATTGCTAGAAAGCGGTTCTTCAaccttgaaaataaattaaagaaatCTAATATGAAAAATGATTATGCTGCCTTTCTTAAAGAGTACGAGAGCTTAGGACACCTGACCGAAACGGAGCGTCCAGTCTTTGG ATACCAGCTCGTAGAACGACTTCAGCAACATTTTTGGACGCGGTGGACTAAGGATTATCTCGCTACTCTCCAGAAACGTTTCAAGTGGAAAACCAGCAAGGGATCCATCAAGATCGACGACCTAGTCCTAGTCATGGATGATCAGCTGCCACCAATGAAATGGCTACTAGGGCGCATCGTCAAACTTTATACTGGAAATGATGGAGTCTGCAGAGTGGTCGACCTAAAAACAAAGAACGGCATTATAAAGCGAGCCGTATCAAGGCTATCAGCCTTAGAAGGATTAGGCTCCCTCCCATGA